The Nostoc sp. PCC 7524 nucleotide sequence TTTCCGTCAACAACCCCAGGAGTTAAATAACTATCTACCACGTTGGGAACGGTTTGTTTTCTTCCAAGAATTTCAGGGAAGACAAGCCACTGGTAGTATTAACGTACCAGTCACCGCCGAACGTTCCATTGCCACAGACAAGTCTTTAATGCCTCCAGGCGCACTAGCATTAGTTCACACATCACTACCATATCCAGGTGCTAATGGAAGGCTAGAGTATCGCAGAGTTAGCCGATTTGTGCTGGATCAAGATACAGGTAGCGCCATCACAGGCCCAGGCAGAGTAGATTACTTTATGGGAACTGGTAAACTAGCAGGCGATCGCGCTGGCGTTACAGGCGGCAATGGCTCATTATATTATTTACTGTTGAAAAACTAGCTAAAGGGCATGGGGCATCAACAGTCCCCAATCCCCAGTCCCTAATACGGAGGATAACCAAAATCATCTTCATCCGGATAGATATAAGAACTAGCAACCCCAGCCACTGCCATTTTTGGCGTTTCTGTTCTCACAGGTTCCTTACCAAATTCTTTGTACTCTTCAAACGCCTTACAGATAATTGTCGATTCGGGCGAATCGGAAGCAATCAAGTAATTAGTTAAAGTTCCCACTGTGGGATGTTCATAATCTACAGTGGAAGCCACCAAAACCGTATTTGGTTCAATCCCTCTTTCCTCACACTCAATAATCGGGCAGAAGATGCCATGAGCATGAAATAAGGGGCCTTTTGGTGTAATTGGCTGTTTGCGGAATAAAGCATAAGCTCTTTCCAGTTCTGCCACAAAACCACTAACGATTTTACCCTGCTGAAATTCACAATAAGTCTTGCTAAAACTCGCTCCGGCTGCACCATTGAGAGTTAATTGCAGTGGATAATCATGTAAAAACTTTTTATTTTTATCTACTAAGAAAATCAGGTAACGAGTAAAGGTTTTAAACTTTAATTTATCTGCTAAAAACGCATCATAATTATCTTTGAGTGTCCCCAATTTTATCCCAGTTTCTCGGTCTTTAACAGACAAAGGCCCCCGACGTACTATGACTATCCGGGGAGTAGTAGTCATAAAAACTGTTTCCACGCCGGAACTAAATTCATGTTCTACTTGCTGCCAACTATCATCAGGCTGAAAACCGACAGATTGGGCATTATCCAGCTTAATCGCTAAACCGTAGGACTGAAGACCATCTGCGCCATACCGAGGATTAATCATCTGACACCAGGGGATGACTTGAGATGGCGGTGCATTAAATTTCTCATCTTCAAAGTCGAACTTAGCAGATGCTTTCATCGTTTTAGGCACAGGAGTAATTTACTATACAAGTTTATCAGTGAGCAAACAGGCGTACTGTTTTTCTCCAGATTAAAGCAGAATCAATCTCGGTTGCAATCCCTGTTTTGTTTTTTAACAACTGATTTTCATCTGCTTAGTGCTGTATGGTGCGTCAGTGAGAGATAACCTGGAATTGAGGAGTTAACGGAGATATTTACAGCTCAACGAAAAAGGACAGGGGGCGATCGCGCTTCTGAGATAGTAACTTGGGCTGACAATAGGAATTATTTCCTAAGTAGGTGAATTGAATGTCTCGAAAGACTAAACAATATTTACTTTTGTAGCCTAATTGCTAAAGAAATCTAAGGAAAATGAGAGAGCAGTCAGAGTCAACTATATAAACAGTTGTAAGGGAGTGAACGGACAGGACTCAGAGGTTATGTTTCTACCTAATGTAACTGACAATTTCATCAACATTGTTGAGCTTACATTAATCTACCAATCCTTTGCAATTAGGGCGAAAATCTATGAAGCAACCATATCTCTCTCCCGACGATTTGCCCACACATAAAACTACTCTAATTAGTGAAATATTAATTAGTCAACTGGAAGAGGTAACGAAAAAAAGCTTTTATTTAGCTTGCAGACACAAAGTCAGGATATTGTTATCCAGTTGTCATTGGTATTTTAAAGTTAATAGCGGCATTCTCATGTTAATCATGGTGTGTCATGATATCGAAAGTTATCAGAACATTATGATGAATGTTCCTTACTTGGCGAGCAAATTAAAACTGTTTGCTAACCACGCCAAAATTAGTATTAGTTCTCCTGTTAATGAAGGGATGCCTTGGGTAATTAGCATTAATCAAATTTTACCGGGAGAAGATGTTTCTAGCACCTAAAAAGGATAACGCTTCTTGTTAGATGCTGTACGCTTCTAGCCAATTTTCACCCCTCATCGCCGATGGTGGGGGGATTTTGGTTTTTAGAGAAGCAGGGGAGCAGAGGAGCAGAGGAGCAGAGGAGCAAGCCCTAATTACTAATGCCTATTGCCTTCGCTCTACGAGGTGAGGATATTTCATCACGGAAAACAGTGCAAGCTTTGGCACGGTTGTTGGTAGATTTGAGCCAATGGGGAATTATTAACCAAGAAATTTAATATAAAACTAAAAACCCTCATTTATAAACGCGATAATACATCTACTATTAATAGCATCACAAATCAAGTGAAGCGATCGCACCCCTCACACCCCCCACACCCCCAAATTCCCAACCTCAAGAGCGATGCCTACGGCGGGCTGCGCCTACGCTTTTACCAATTGACATACAATCACAGCCTATAAATTTAGAAATTATGCAATTGATATAATATTTTTAAATATCAAAAATTCATCAACTCATCATGAACAGTATCACTATTTTTAACCTAGATGAAAACATCAAAAAGATTCTGCAACAACAAGCAGAAAAAAATGGTCGTTCTGTAGAAGCAGAAATCAAAGAAATTTTGCGTCTTGCTTTAACAGAAAATCAACAAACCCCCCCCAACATTGTTACCATGCTAGAAAAACGCTTTGCCCACTTGGGAGAATTTGAAATACCAGAAAGCAAACGAGAAGCTATACGCCCTATACCTAATTTTGAATCATGATTGTTCTTGATACTAATGTATTGTCAGAACTAATGAAACCCCAAGGGTCTATAGTAGTTCGTCATTGGGCAGCCCAGCAGCCTGTAAAACATTTGTTTACTACAACAATTACACAGGCTGAAATCCTCTATGGCATAACTATTTTACCAGAAGGAAAACGTAAATATGAACTCTACCAAGCCGCTACTTTAATGTTTACTGAAGACTTTTTAGGACGTATTTTACCATTTGATGAATCTGCTGCTATAGCTTTTGCTAATATTTCTGCCCAAAGACGGCTCAGTGGTACTCCTATCTCTCAAGCTGATGCTCAAATTGCCGCTATTTGTTACTCTCATAATGCAGCCATAGCAACTCGTAATGTTAGTGATTTTATAGGCTGTGAAATCTTTATTATTAATCCTTGGGAAAATAAATCTTCGTAATTAATGACTTTTATTAATGATGATATTAGGAGAGAAGTTAAGCGATCGCACCCCTCACACCCCCCACACCTCCAAATTCCCAACCTCAAGAGCGATCGCACCCCTAAATTTCCATGAATCAATGTGGCGTAATCTCCCGAAAGGTATTCCTCTATCCGTACAAGTATCGAACTATTAAGGGTAAACTCCTGGTTTTTTGAGCATTTGTCTTTGGGATGGCGTGAGGTTGGGGTAATCATCCGCATGATATGGGTTTCTCGCCCATGCAGATGGATGGGGGGAATATTTGTAAAATAAAGTCCGGCGATCGCTCACTCCCCGCCAAGGCAAAGTACCATGAGTTAAAGCTTCAGTAAAGATAATCGCGCTACCAGCTTTAACAGTCACAGCCTGAACGCAACTACAAGGAAACTCTAAATTGCGCCATTCCTCTGGTAAAGGCAAATTACTTTTATGACTACCGGGAATACAAGCGAATCCTCCCTCACCAGGATGAACATCATTCAACTCGTAAGCGACAGCCGTTAAGCCATTGTACATATTGCCATTTTTAAATAGGTAATACTGGCAAGGATCATAGGGAGTTCCGCCACCATGCAATTGCGAACCGATGGGGCCGATACCTTGGCGGATGACATGAACATAATCATGATCTAAACGAAACTGCTCCCCTATTAACTCTTTTAAATAAGGCGTAATTCGAGGATGATCAATCAGTGCTTGGAAAGCTTCACCCCAAGGTAGCAACCCATCAAAGCGGAAAAATGACCGTTCTGGCTGATTGTGAAGGGCAATCTGTTGATCTAACACTAAATTCAGAGCTTGAATATGGTCGCTGCTCAAGGCATTCTCAATAATCAAGAATCCCTGTAAGTCAAACAAATAGCGTTCAAATTCTGTCATGGTATTCATTGCCAACAGTTAATGATTCAGTGTCTGCACCGCAACATATCATCTCATCAGCAACTATATGGAGTTCTTCTAGTCAAAAGCAATCTTTGGTTGTCATCAGGGAAGTAACTCCCTACACTCCACTGACAAATTGCTAGTTGTGAATATCATCCTTGGTTGAGACATAGAAGATACCTGATAGCAAATTTTCCTGTTGTGGCGGATCTTCTGGAAGGAAGCTACCCAACTATTCTGACTTTTCACGTTATGTGGAAAAGCTAACGTGAAACCTAACCCCCTAACCCCCTAACCCCCTTCCCTGCGAGGGAAGGGGGAAAATTAAAGCCTCTAACGAGAAGCCGCTCCGCGTCTTTGGAGAGGGGTTTTCCAGATCCCGTGAAAAGTCAGCCCAACTATTGAGTCCAAAACCTTGTGGAATACACGATAATTATCTATGGGTTTTTATACTAAAAGTTTTAATTGTTTGTTTTTTTACTGAGTTTTGTTTG carries:
- a CDS encoding DUF5895 domain-containing protein; translation: MKASAKFDFEDEKFNAPPSQVIPWCQMINPRYGADGLQSYGLAIKLDNAQSVGFQPDDSWQQVEHEFSSGVETVFMTTTPRIVIVRRGPLSVKDRETGIKLGTLKDNYDAFLADKLKFKTFTRYLIFLVDKNKKFLHDYPLQLTLNGAAGASFSKTYCEFQQGKIVSGFVAELERAYALFRKQPITPKGPLFHAHGIFCPIIECEERGIEPNTVLVASTVDYEHPTVGTLTNYLIASDSPESTIICKAFEEYKEFGKEPVRTETPKMAVAGVASSYIYPDEDDFGYPPY
- a CDS encoding FitA-like ribbon-helix-helix domain-containing protein, which codes for MNSITIFNLDENIKKILQQQAEKNGRSVEAEIKEILRLALTENQQTPPNIVTMLEKRFAHLGEFEIPESKREAIRPIPNFES
- a CDS encoding type II toxin-antitoxin system VapC family toxin — protein: MIVLDTNVLSELMKPQGSIVVRHWAAQQPVKHLFTTTITQAEILYGITILPEGKRKYELYQAATLMFTEDFLGRILPFDESAAIAFANISAQRRLSGTPISQADAQIAAICYSHNAAIATRNVSDFIGCEIFIINPWENKSS
- a CDS encoding phytanoyl-CoA dioxygenase family protein: MNTMTEFERYLFDLQGFLIIENALSSDHIQALNLVLDQQIALHNQPERSFFRFDGLLPWGEAFQALIDHPRITPYLKELIGEQFRLDHDYVHVIRQGIGPIGSQLHGGGTPYDPCQYYLFKNGNMYNGLTAVAYELNDVHPGEGGFACIPGSHKSNLPLPEEWRNLEFPCSCVQAVTVKAGSAIIFTEALTHGTLPWRGVSDRRTLFYKYSPHPSAWARNPYHADDYPNLTPSQRQMLKKPGVYP